AGAAAACATAAACATTCTATATTGGCTACagatatatacaaacatatacatatatatgtacgcatatacatatacatagacacacatacGTCTAAAAACACAGACAAGAAGCAAACATACCATTTCCTGGGTAGTGCTTACCTCTGTGGAGGAGGGAAAGTAAATGTGACAGGTGAGGAACATCACTTGTGCCTGATTCTATTtactggagagagaaagaaggactgGAAGCCAATATGGCCAAATGTTAAAACATGTTCTCTCTGTGTAAGTGGGTATTAATATCTGTCACAGCACTTGTCTGCCATATATTTTTCTAATCTAATCCTTTTGTGTCACTGCGTCAATGTATACAGTTAGCATAGAGATTTGTTATTTGGGGAGGGGTTGCCCACTTCCTctcagagtttcttttcttttgtaaggttttatttttttttaagggatctctacacctgacatggggctccaactcatacaccgccccccccgcccaggatcaagagtcataagctctaccaactgaaccagcctgGTGCCCTGTTCTGAGAGTTTCTATTTCCTAAAAGgggattttttaaattccttctcCTACCAACTCATACTCATTTTGGATATGTTTCTAccattgttctttattttccCGCACACTTTCTCATCGTCTCTTTCCTTCCCACAGACTGACAGGGACTGTCTATGTGACCTTTGCCCGTAGAGTAGTTTGACAATCATACACTGTATTCCTACTTATAGAAATTGTCACCCTTAATTTCTTGCTGTTGTTGGAGTCAGCATTTCCAGTGACACTAAAGTTTTTCTACTGTTGGGAAcaccagaaaacaaacaataacccATGAAACCCCATTTTTGATGCAGGGACAAGGGATCAATTATAAAGTCACTTAGTACCACCATTTTAGACAAAACCAAACAATTCCACTGTACCATGTAAAACCAAAAGGAGAACTTTAATAAGCTTTTACGGCACTGCAATTACAGGAACATTAACCCATAATGTTTCATGCAACAGAAATGATGATGCCTTCTGGACATAGTTAACAGATAAACTCGACGTTACGGTTAACAGCAACATAGTCTACCGAAGAAAACAAACGCAACTTATCTCAACTTTCCGGTTAGAAAATGTATGTTTTTACTGCAGTCTCAAGTAGCGTCGAGAAGTTTAGACTTCCTTTTCTAACCTCTAAGATAGACAGTGTGATTTTTAATGCAATCGCACACAACCATTTTCACACTGGAAATAATCACAAGGAATCAACAGGTGCAGATTAATCACGGCTTTCACTGCAATTGTTAATTTCGAGAGGGCTCCTGTGGTATTTCGGGTTTCAGATGGGGACAATCATCTGACCAGGAGTAAAGAGCCCTGGTCTTAGAGTGGGGAAGGGAACATGCAGCGGCACACGGGGCAGGTGCCCGACTTCTGAAGCCAGATGGACACGCACGGCTTGTGGAAATAGTGGTGGCAAGGCAACTCGGTTGCCACCTCCCCCTTCACATATTCACTACAACAGATGGGGCAGCACATTTCCTGCCCCACCGCACTGTGATTCTCAGTGACCAGGATCTCGGGGAGAGCATCAATGCTCTCCTTGCTGGCCGGCGGATTGGCCACCTCCACATCCACAGCGAGAGACTCCAGGTGCGCGAGGGCTGTTTCCATCGCTTGGGCCAGGCGTTCTTCCAGCGCCATGTAGGTGAGAAACTGAGGATCCACGTAGGAGATGGCTTCGGCCACCCCCAAGCCGTCTGCGAACCCATCAAAGAGGCTCCAATCCACTTCGAGGTCTTCGCTCACGCTGGAGTCGTCTTCAAGGTTGTTGTTTCCATCTAGCATGAACACTCCGGGCTGCAGGAACTCCTGACCTGATTCATTATCGCCCTCACTGCTACTCTCGTTTTCATTGTACTGGAGCCAAGGAACTTCGCCTCCTCTTGGGGACACCTGCTCCTCTTCCTGAAGACATGCTCCTTGGATTTCTTCAAGTTGGCcaccgccgctgccgctgccgccaccgccaccaccaccaccaccaccgccaccgcCGCTGccaccaccgccgccgccaccaccactgccaccgccaccaccaccaccaccactggccCCGGCGCTAGAGCTGGCCCCAGTGCTGGTGTTCCCCCTGACCTGCTCGGGCTCGTGCTCTTCCTTCCCTGGCAGAGTTTCCCAGCTTTCCCCGCTGGATGACAGATTTTGCTCCCGACCGCGATACTTGTGACGCAGAGCAGCAGTCCACTCTTTGTCGCTGTCGGAGTCTTCTTCGCAGTACTTGTAGTAGTCGTCGCTGTACGTCCAGAAGTCGGGGTCGGCCATGGTTCGTCGGCGTCTTGGCACCTTCTCCGGCTTCACTTGGTCCTTCCTGGCCTCCCTCTTGTCTTCGGGGTACTTCGGCTCAGAGTAGCCGCTTGAACTCTCGCCTCTGGCTCTTCTTGCCAGGCCGTCCGAGCGGCCTTCAGCCGTGTTGGCCGTATCCCTCCACCTGGAAGTACTATGTGgcatatcatcatcatcatcatcagtatcaaaaaatatttttggtttcaCGCAGTTGGGGCTGGCCAGATTTCTGATTTTGGGCCTCACCACCGGCTCCTCTGCACTCTTTGGGGGGTCTTCCTCCCCATCACAAATACTCACAGGAGCCCTGCTGGGATGTGCAGGTAAACTCTGCTCCCGTCTCTGCCTCTCCAGGCTGTCGCCGGTGGTTGCCACCTTGCCTTCAGCAGATGTCTGAGAGGCCATGCTACTTTGCTGCAGGAACTCGGCTCTGCTAGCAGAGCGTCTGGCCGCAGGGGCTGGATCTATCTTGTCGAGCTCCTCTCTCACATCACGCTTAAAGCTAGAGAACTGCGGGGGCACCCCAGCCAAGGACCTGGCCCCTTTTTCTGGGTCATACGGCTTATCATCTTTAAACTTGCCAGTTTTCCCTCTCACTGGCGTTCGCTCAACaggcccagccccctcctcctcgCTATCATCTGCCCCGAAAGAGTCAACATGTCCATAAGCCATTCCTCTTCTGCTACCCGAGGCCCTGTACTCTCTTGGTGGGTACCTGGAGTAGTCCTCATTATCAACATTCAGGCTGGCTCCAGAGCTCTCACTGTCTTCCCAACTATGACGAGTGATGGAAAATGGCGACCGGCTCCTCTTGGTGGTTTGACTGGGGGCTGATCTGTGCATTGGGACTTCCGAGGTCGTCTTTCTCTGGCTGGAAATCCTTTCCTGCTGGCTCGTGGATGGCCTGAAACTGACATAAGCATGCCTTCTTCCATACCGCCTGCCTGTATGGGACTGATACCCTCCTGCTGGCTTGGGCCACACAGGCTTGCTAGATTCCTGACCCATGGCTCTGCCTTAGCAGGGTTTCCAATACAGCTGGGCCTCAAGTGGAAAGGCTCCTGCTCCCTGCACAAGTTTTGGAGATGGGAGCGCCAACTCAGTTCGGAATAAGAGAGCAGGGAGATCTATTTCCACTTCAGCAGGCAGGTAACAGAAAGAATAAGGGGCCTTTACAATAAGTTTCACTTTCTTCTAAGGCCTGAAGTAGCATTCCAGTGACTGTCAGGTGTAGACCTGGAACACATTTTTAACGTTGGCAAAATGATTACAAAACTGGGTTGACAGGAAAGCCAGACTTATGGGAGAATCTGACAGAAGattgggggcaggggcagtgacCGGACCCTGGAAAGGTGAGTGAAGCACTGTGGAGTTATGCCAACGTGATAGAGGAAAGACTGCTGCCGTTATTTTATGGGGTGTCTGTGTCTTTTCTGAGCCCTGCAGACAGGAGAAATGCAAATTGGAATAAGGTGGAAAATACAGATCACCATGTGTTCGTGAGTGCCTACATGTCTGTCAGGAGGAGACGGGCAGGTGGAAGGTGGGGGGGCGGAACCAGTCATCATGCTGTGAAGAGAGGCCTGTATTTGTAGGGGTAGGGGACAGGTGTATTGGGGAGAGGCACTAGCATCAGACAGGATGAGACCTGTTCTGGATGCGGGCAGGAGAACGACAGGTGCAGGTGGGGTGACTTCAGAGGAGAGGGGTGTGTGCAGGCAtgacagaaagagagtgtgtgcacatggtCGTATGTGCAGCCGCTGCAACTCGGTGCGGGGATGCCTGTGTACATGTCTGGCAGGCAAGAAAAGGTTTGGTGGCACCGGTCAGGGGTGGCCTATGTGTGTGCGTGTTCAGTGAAATGGGAGGCAACAATGGAGACATGTCAGTGCAAACAAATGCATCCACGAGAGGGACAGCACAGGAGAGGGATGTGCGGGTGGCCACTGGGTGGAACGGGGTCAGCAATCGGGGAAATATGTGTGTTTGTGAAGGGGGCTATAGCAGGGAGGAGGGGTTGTTGTCCGTGGGCGAGGATTtctgtgagtgtgagtgtgaatGTGAGTGCGTGCATGGCCGGGAACAGCAAAGGAGGGCTGTCTGTGCACAGATgcagcaggcagggagccaggctgggagtaTTTGTGAGGGCTGTGTGAATGAGAGCGTGGGGGTGCATACGTATGTATGTGGCATGTGAAAGAAGGACTAGCAATCAAAGGATATCCTTATGTGTGTATGCGGCAGGCAGGAGCTAAGGCAGCCCccgaaggggtgtgtgtgtgcactcaccAGAGCATACAGAGACCAAAGGAGGAGGGGGCTGCTTCTGGAGGTGTGTATGGGGCAGGCTGTGAGAAGCAGGGAAAGGCACTGAAGGTGTGACAGTGTGCAAGAGGGTATGTATGTGCGTGTATCCATGTGTGCAAGGGGAAGGGGATGTTCCAGAACCTTGAGtgggggggtgcagggagggggctgCAATGGAaggtttctctgtgtgtgtgtacacgtatgTACACCCGCGGGCACGTGTAcgcatgcgtgtgtgcgtgccATGCATGCATGCGTGTATGTGTAGGTCCCTGCCCACACACGCGAgacatggggagggggagggggccgcAATGTCATAATGAGGGACGGGAAAACGTTATCGGCTCAAAGGGCAAATCCAAACAGATGgccagggaagggggaaaaaagaaaaggtgtgcGAGGGTCTAGTTTCTCCCTGggaataatttgtttttctgacaATTATTTTCCTGGGAACAATAATATATTTACCTAAAAATCTTAACAATTTACTATTTAGCAAAACAACTGCAAAATGGGGGAAGAAAGGCCATGGAGTGCTCCGCAAAGGGAccaagaagggaggaaggaggagagggccCCGACCACCACTCCCCTCTCAAACAGGGATTAAAGCCCTTCGTGGGGGCCGCGCCACACGAAGAGGCTGGGGGACGGAGGAGGAAGCCCCCAGACAGGTCGGGGGACACAGGCCTCACTCTGCAGTCAGGTCTTGCGTCCGCCCCACCCCTTCCCGAGGGGCGAGCCTGAAAATCTGTTCGCTAGAGGACCCCGAATCCTCGTCCCCATGCCAGGCCACCTGTCCCACTTCACCGTCTGGAGGAATTGAGGAAGGAAACAGCCTTCACTCACCCAGTCCGGACACCCGCACGCTTTCGAGAGGCGCAGAGCTCTTGGACCTCCGACCGCCACCACCACGACCGACCGACCGACCGCCAGAGCCGCTGCTCTTGTCTCCAGCTCCTCCCCCGGCATACAGCAAC
This region of Meles meles chromosome X, mMelMel3.1 paternal haplotype, whole genome shotgun sequence genomic DNA includes:
- the PJA1 gene encoding E3 ubiquitin-protein ligase Praja-1 isoform X1, which translates into the protein MGQESSKPVWPKPAGGYQSHTGRRYGRRHAYVSFRPSTSQQERISSQRKTTSEVPMHRSAPSQTTKRSRSPFSITRHSWEDSESSGASLNVDNEDYSRYPPREYRASGSRRGMAYGHVDSFGADDSEEEGAGPVERTPVRGKTGKFKDDKPYDPEKGARSLAGVPPQFSSFKRDVREELDKIDPAPAARRSASRAEFLQQSSMASQTSAEGKVATTGDSLERQRREQSLPAHPSRAPVSICDGEEDPPKSAEEPVVRPKIRNLASPNCVKPKIFFDTDDDDDDMPHSTSRWRDTANTAEGRSDGLARRARGESSSGYSEPKYPEDKREARKDQVKPEKVPRRRRTMADPDFWTYSDDYYKYCEEDSDSDKEWTAALRHKYRGREQNLSSSGESWETLPGKEEHEPEQVRGNTSTGASSSAGASGGGGGGGGSGGGGGGGGSGGGGGGGGGGGGGSGSGGGQLEEIQGACLQEEEQVSPRGGEVPWLQYNENESSSEGDNESGQEFLQPGVFMLDGNNNLEDDSSVSEDLEVDWSLFDGFADGLGVAEAISYVDPQFLTYMALEERLAQAMETALAHLESLAVDVEVANPPASKESIDALPEILVTENHSAVGQEMCCPICCSEYVKGEVATELPCHHYFHKPCVSIWLQKSGTCPVCRCMFPSPL
- the PJA1 gene encoding E3 ubiquitin-protein ligase Praja-1 isoform X3, producing MGQESSKPVWPKPAGGYQSHTGRRYGRRHAYVSFRPSTSQQERISSQRKTTSEVPMHRSAPSQTTKRSRSPFSITRHSWEDSESSGASLNVDNEDYSSTSRWRDTANTAEGRSDGLARRARGESSSGYSEPKYPEDKREARKDQVKPEKVPRRRRTMADPDFWTYSDDYYKYCEEDSDSDKEWTAALRHKYRGREQNLSSSGESWETLPGKEEHEPEQVRGNTSTGASSSAGASGGGGGGGGSGGGGGGGGSGGGGGGGGGGGGGSGSGGGQLEEIQGACLQEEEQVSPRGGEVPWLQYNENESSSEGDNESGQEFLQPGVFMLDGNNNLEDDSSVSEDLEVDWSLFDGFADGLGVAEAISYVDPQFLTYMALEERLAQAMETALAHLESLAVDVEVANPPASKESIDALPEILVTENHSAVGQEMCCPICCSEYVKGEVATELPCHHYFHKPCVSIWLQKSGTCPVCRCMFPSPL
- the PJA1 gene encoding E3 ubiquitin-protein ligase Praja-1 isoform X2, which encodes MHRSAPSQTTKRSRSPFSITRHSWEDSESSGASLNVDNEDYSRYPPREYRASGSRRGMAYGHVDSFGADDSEEEGAGPVERTPVRGKTGKFKDDKPYDPEKGARSLAGVPPQFSSFKRDVREELDKIDPAPAARRSASRAEFLQQSSMASQTSAEGKVATTGDSLERQRREQSLPAHPSRAPVSICDGEEDPPKSAEEPVVRPKIRNLASPNCVKPKIFFDTDDDDDDMPHSTSRWRDTANTAEGRSDGLARRARGESSSGYSEPKYPEDKREARKDQVKPEKVPRRRRTMADPDFWTYSDDYYKYCEEDSDSDKEWTAALRHKYRGREQNLSSSGESWETLPGKEEHEPEQVRGNTSTGASSSAGASGGGGGGGGSGGGGGGGGSGGGGGGGGGGGGGSGSGGGQLEEIQGACLQEEEQVSPRGGEVPWLQYNENESSSEGDNESGQEFLQPGVFMLDGNNNLEDDSSVSEDLEVDWSLFDGFADGLGVAEAISYVDPQFLTYMALEERLAQAMETALAHLESLAVDVEVANPPASKESIDALPEILVTENHSAVGQEMCCPICCSEYVKGEVATELPCHHYFHKPCVSIWLQKSGTCPVCRCMFPSPL